Proteins from a genomic interval of Rattus norvegicus strain BN/NHsdMcwi chromosome 2, GRCr8, whole genome shotgun sequence:
- the LOC134485743 gene encoding peptidoglycan recognition protein 3-like → MLRRLLPFSALSLVACGSPTIVSRKEGGASSLTCRVPLSLPVPYLIIEQVTRMQCQEQTSCSQVLRVLQSHYVHNKGWCDVAFNFLAGNDGKVYEGVGWHVQGLHTQGYNNVSLGIAFFGSKIGSSPSPAALPATEDLIFFAILNGYLSPKYIHPFLLKEETCLVPQHSEIPKKVCPNIITRTAWEARETHCSQMNLPAKFVIIIHTAGESCNESADCLIRVRDTQSFHMDKQDFCDIAYHFLVGQDGVVYEGVGWTIEGSHTYGYNDIALGIVFMGNFVEKPPNEASLEAAQSLIQCAVAMGYLASNYLLMGHSDVSNILSPGQALYNIIKTWPHLKH, encoded by the exons ATGCTGCGCAGgcttcttcccttctctgctcTGAGTCTTGTGGCCTGTG GCAGTCCTACCATAGTTTCCCGAAAAGAAGGGGGAGCAAGTTCACTCACCTGCAGAGTCCCACTGAGCCTGCCTGTGCCCTACCTCATCATAGAGCAGGTTACCAGGATGCAATGTCAAGAACAGACCTCTTGCAGCCAGGTTTTGCGGGTTCTACAGTCCCATTATGTCCACAATAAAGGCTGGTGTGATGTGGCTTTCAA CTTCCTGGCTGGGAATGATGGCAAGGTGTATGAAGGTGTCGGTTGGCATGTCCAAGGTTTGCACACTCAAGGCTACAATAATGTTTCCCTGGGCATTGCCTTCTTTGGCAGTAAGATAG GAAGCAGCCCCAGTCCTGCTGCTCTACCAGCTACAGAGGACCTGATCTTCTTTGCCATCCTGAATGGCTACCTGTCACCCAAGTAcattcatccatttcttttaaaagaagaaacctGTTTGGTTCCTCAACACTCAGAGATACCCAAAAAAG TATGCCCCAATATCATAACACGGACTGCTTGGGAAGCCAGAGAGACACATTGCTCTCAGATGAACCTTCCAGCCAAATTTGTCATCATCATCCACACTGCTGGAGAAAGCTGCAATGAATCTGCAGACTGCTTGATTCGTGTGAGAGACACACAGTCCTTTCACATGGACAAACAAGATTTCTGTGACATTGCATATCA TTTCCTAGTGGGTCAAGATGGTGTAGTATATGAAGGAGTTGGCTGGACTATTGAAGGCTCTCACACCTATGGATACAATGATATTGCTCTTGGAATTGTCTTTATGGGAAACTTTGTAG AAAAGCCTCCAAATGAAGCTTCACTGGAGGCAGCCCAGAGCCTGATCCAGTGTGCTGTGGCCATGGGGTACCTGGCCTCCAACTACCTGCTAATGGGCCACAGTGATGTGTCCAACATCCTGTCCCCTGGACAAGCACTATACAACATCATCAAGACATGGCCTCATCTCAAGCACTGA